One genomic window of Candidatus Aminicenantes bacterium includes the following:
- a CDS encoding TldD/PmbA family protein, producing MEKMTQDRIAMAEETRIQRIEIDSNGNRQFSLVSRAGGMERTFKQTWSTSWQEAESLERAATALNLPKQGKATCHLPPTLDPAQALRRQRPLFDALAGLDVEQWMVVIRSFRQCRRIIKRGGKEHCAVSCHDGLHIRVRILANDKEIELGDGRLPGESFNRDGLLQRLRAIIDNHRTGRLLRETLTLPVVLAAGDGGIIWHELMGHSLEGDHVLAGDSPLTARDVGRRVMSRAVTLSARCATDPFISPDLRDDEGEVCRHPQLIEEGVLRRFICDRDTGRRLGVPERGHARQEGFDRSPMPRMFALYLQPGSMSPEEIMGSIKRGVYAAEFGLGRVLFRKGRFAFHIPSAFLIEHGRLGAPLGPVTVQGNMDAAFQAVSMVGDDFRLDRGVSFCHKKAQTLHVRVGQPTVRVDGLGISPGGA from the coding sequence ATGGAGAAGATGACGCAAGACCGGATCGCGATGGCGGAAGAGACCCGCATTCAGCGCATAGAGATCGACTCAAACGGAAACCGCCAGTTCTCCCTGGTCAGCCGCGCGGGCGGCATGGAACGCACTTTCAAGCAAACCTGGTCCACCTCCTGGCAGGAGGCCGAATCCCTGGAGCGGGCCGCAACCGCCCTGAACCTGCCCAAACAGGGGAAGGCGACATGCCATTTGCCGCCGACCCTGGATCCGGCCCAGGCGTTGCGCCGGCAAAGGCCCCTGTTTGATGCTCTGGCGGGGCTGGATGTAGAGCAATGGATGGTGGTGATCCGCAGTTTTCGCCAATGCCGCCGCATCATTAAACGCGGTGGAAAAGAGCACTGCGCGGTATCTTGCCATGACGGGCTCCACATCCGTGTACGGATTCTGGCCAACGACAAAGAGATCGAGCTGGGAGACGGGCGCCTTCCGGGCGAAAGTTTTAACCGTGACGGCCTGCTGCAGCGTTTGCGTGCCATTATCGATAACCATCGCACAGGCCGTCTCCTGCGGGAAACCCTGACCCTTCCCGTGGTGTTGGCCGCCGGCGACGGCGGCATTATCTGGCATGAACTCATGGGACATTCATTGGAAGGAGACCACGTGCTGGCGGGAGATTCTCCGCTGACCGCCCGGGACGTCGGGCGCCGGGTCATGTCCCGCGCCGTCACCTTGTCGGCCCGATGCGCAACCGACCCTTTCATTTCCCCGGACCTGCGTGATGATGAGGGCGAGGTGTGCCGCCATCCGCAGTTGATCGAGGAAGGCGTATTGCGTCGCTTTATCTGTGACCGCGATACGGGCCGGCGCCTGGGGGTTCCCGAGCGGGGCCATGCGCGCCAGGAGGGGTTTGACCGCTCCCCAATGCCCCGCATGTTCGCCCTCTACCTGCAGCCCGGATCCATGTCGCCGGAAGAGATCATGGGCTCCATTAAACGCGGCGTATATGCCGCGGAATTCGGCCTGGGGCGGGTATTGTTCCGCAAGGGACGGTTCGCTTTCCACATCCCCTCGGCTTTCCTGATTGAACACGGCCGCCTGGGTGCCCCATTGGGTCCGGTCACGGTTCAAGGAAACATGGATGCGGCTTTCCAGGCGGTCAGCATGGTGGGAGACGACTTCCGCCTGGACCGGGGCGTAAGTTTCTGCCACAAAAAGGCACAAACCCTGCATGTACGGGTGGGTCAGCCCACCGTGAGGGTGGATGGATTGGGCATAAGCCCGGGTGGCGCGTAA